Sequence from the Pseudophaeobacter arcticus DSM 23566 genome:
AAGGCGCCGATCATCTATCGCAACACGCCGCAGTGGTTTGCCAGCGTTGACCGCCCCGTTGGCGATGGTCAGGACGAGATGGGCACAACCATCCGCGAACGCGCCCTGCGCTCGATTGACGAGCTGGTGAAATGGACCCCGCAAAAGGGCCGCAACCGGCTCTATTCCATGATCGAAGCCCGCCCCGACTGGGTGCTGTCGCGTCAACGCGCCTGGGGCGTGCCGCTGACCTGCTTTGTGAAAAAGGGCCTGTTGCCAACGGATGAGGGCTTTTTGCTGCGCGATGATGCGGTGAATGCCCGGATCGTCGCAGCCTTTGAAACCGAAGGCGCCGATGCCTGGTATGCGCAGGGGGCCAAGGAGCGGTTCCTGGGATCGGAGTATAATGGGGAGGAGTGGGAACAGGTCTTTGACGTGCTCGACGTCTGGTTTGATTCCGGCTCAACCCATGCCTTTGTGCTGCGCGACCGCAAAGACGGCACCGAAGATGGCATTGCCGATGTCTATATGGAAGGCACCGACCAGCACCGGGGCTGGTTCCATTCCTCCCTGCTGCAGGCCTGCGGCACCAAGGGCCGTGCACCTTACAGAAACGTTGTCACCCATGGGTTTACCCTGGATGGCAAGGGCAACAAGATGTCCAAATCCCTGGGCAATACCATCGTCCCCGAGGAGATCGTCAATCAATACGGCGCCGATATCCTGCGGCTCTGGGTGGCGCAGACCGATTATACCTCGGATCAGCGCATCGGCCCCGAGATCCTGAAAGGCACCGCCGACAGCTATCGCCGCTTGCGCAACACCATGCGCTATATGCTGGGCTCGCTGCATGACTTTACCGATGATCAGCGCGTTGATGCTGGCGATATGCCCGAGCTGGAGCAATGGGTGCTGCATCGACTGGCCGAGCTGGATCACCAGGTCCGCAACGGCTATCAAGCCTTTGATTTCAACGGTGTCTGGCAGGCGATTTTTACCTTTGCCACCGTTGATCTTTCCGCCTTCTACTTTGATGTGCGCAAGGATGCGCTGTATTGTGATGGCGATACGCTGAATGCCCGCGCCGCCCGCACGGTGCTGGATATCCTGTTCCACCGGCTCACCACCTGGTTGGCGCCAATCCTGGTGTTCACCATGGAAGAGGTCTGGCTGGAGCGTTTCCCCGGCGAGGCCAGCTCGGTGCATCTGGTGGATATCCCCGACACCCCGGCGGATTGGCTGAACGAGCCGCTTTCGGCCAAATGGGCCAAGATCCGTCAGGCCCGCCGGGTGGTAACAGCGGCGCTGGAAGTGCAGCGCGTCGACAAGGTGATCGGCGCCTCGCTGGAGGCAAATCCGGTGGTACATGTGCGCGACCCAGAGGTGCTGGACCTGCTGAAATCGGTGAATTTTGCCGATATCTGCATCACCTCCGACATCTCGCTCACCAATGACCCGGCCCCGGCAGAGGCCTTCCGTATGCCCGAAGTTGACGGGATCTCGGTGGTTTTTGAAAAGGCTGAAGGCGATAAGTGCCAGCGGTGCTGGAAAATCCTGCCGGATGTTGGCACCCATTCCCACGCTGGTGTCTGCGGCCGCTGCGAGGCAGCCCTGAGCTGAGGCTGGCTGAGCTGAGGCGGCCGGACCACCGGACCGCCTGGCAGCCCATAATCGGCCATCCCAAGCTGCGATGCGAATCGCAGTTTGGGCGGGGCCAGCAAAAAAAACCTGCCGCGCCATGCGCGGCAGGTTTTTTGTCTCGAGGGGAGGGGCAGTCTCGAGAGGGGGGAGAGAGCCGTCTAAAACGGGAGAGAGCCGTCGGAAAACGGGAGGGTCTGTTGTGGAGGGGTCTGTGGCGCTTGGGTCTTTGCAGGGCAGATCCTTATTTGGCGGGTCTTTACAGGTTGGTCTTTGCAGGTCGGGTCTTTACATAGAAGAGCCATTCACCCCAGCCACAGCCTGGCTGCGGGCGGCGCGATAGCTGTCTTCAGCTATCAGGCTGCTGACAGATTTTGGCCCCGGGGCATGGCTCGAAGCCTGGGCTAGAAACTGCGCCATCAGGGAATCTGCGCTATAGCTGCCACGACCCAGGGCCTTGTCTCTTGCCGCTTTCAGCGCCGGGCCTGCAGACTGGGGGGCGCGAAGGTTAAAAATACTGGCTTCCCTGGCCGCCCTCAACGCTC
This genomic interval carries:
- the ileS gene encoding isoleucine--tRNA ligase, translated to MCADTADTPEYKQTLNLPKTDFPMRAGLPKREPHWLERWAKIGVYDRLREKTGRTPFTLHDGPPYANGHLHIGHALNKTIKDMIVRSHQMMGFDARYVPGWDCHGLPIEWKIEEQYRKKGKNKDAVDVVEFRQECRAFADKWVDIQREEFKRLGITGNWADPYLTMDFHAEAVIAAEFQKFLMNGTLYQGSKPVMWSPVEKTALAEAEVEYHDKESFTVWVKFAVTGGSDDLAGAHVVIWTTTPWTMPSNKAVVYGDSFDYGLYEVTDAPEECWAAKGDRFILADKLAADVMSRARLEEGQYTRVRAVPADELANLQLSHPLAGAEGSNGEWDAPRDFRAAPFVTDEEGTGFVHCAPSHGMEEFELYRDLGMLEQVITYNVMDDGGFRADLPFFGGKYILNRKGGEGDANKAVIDKLVEVGGLLARGKIKHSYPHSWRSKAPIIYRNTPQWFASVDRPVGDGQDEMGTTIRERALRSIDELVKWTPQKGRNRLYSMIEARPDWVLSRQRAWGVPLTCFVKKGLLPTDEGFLLRDDAVNARIVAAFETEGADAWYAQGAKERFLGSEYNGEEWEQVFDVLDVWFDSGSTHAFVLRDRKDGTEDGIADVYMEGTDQHRGWFHSSLLQACGTKGRAPYRNVVTHGFTLDGKGNKMSKSLGNTIVPEEIVNQYGADILRLWVAQTDYTSDQRIGPEILKGTADSYRRLRNTMRYMLGSLHDFTDDQRVDAGDMPELEQWVLHRLAELDHQVRNGYQAFDFNGVWQAIFTFATVDLSAFYFDVRKDALYCDGDTLNARAARTVLDILFHRLTTWLAPILVFTMEEVWLERFPGEASSVHLVDIPDTPADWLNEPLSAKWAKIRQARRVVTAALEVQRVDKVIGASLEANPVVHVRDPEVLDLLKSVNFADICITSDISLTNDPAPAEAFRMPEVDGISVVFEKAEGDKCQRCWKILPDVGTHSHAGVCGRCEAALS